The following proteins come from a genomic window of Dysidea avara chromosome 12, odDysAvar1.4, whole genome shotgun sequence:
- the LOC136240719 gene encoding uncharacterized protein isoform X1, with translation MLCVYFLNNKQSCSCPSSGLCYHIIAAQISIGLEVGNAQLKINLTQLRRNSRTRKDKTSGHKRPRPGDIDIVAAPDLINASISNHLDPSASSVDPSNSTTLITRNKSPKASSMTPKAGGEGREVESIKSDSFSPIPRNQDEELSLGNTMERHSDEPELQDKCFHIEILRLWVVTNPYAKIDYSMDEVEQEMESPLKPGQILMYVTLDMHTWLQTRKQCGRVDLTRIGNYVLASSADRRDFDKFRDSDFYKERPLLKTDLLVKFMEEECGRIEIKYCNKFELDFVTSFPSSRFDDLCDWTRNILGVPKIRVGQYNQDGVDSDEIECSTTGNPQAKKLYSAIRSKRQASNQKTIPRQDSNRLDHM, from the exons ATGTTGTGCGTTTATTTCCTAAACAATAAACAATCCTGTTCATGCCCATCAAGTGGACTTTGCTACCACATAATAGCAGCACAGATCAGTATTGGTTTAGAAGTTGGAAATGCTCAACTGAAAATAAACTTGACCCAACTTCGCCGAAACTCAAGGACCAGAAAGGACAAGACATCTGGACACAAGAGGCCTCGTCCAGGAGATATTGATATCGTTGCTGCTCCAGACTTAATCAATGCATCCATTAGTAATCAT CTTGACCCATCTGCATCAAGTGTTGACCCTAGCAACTCAACAACTCTAATCACACGGAACAAATCTCCAAAAGCTTCAAGTATGACACCCAAAg CTGGAGGAGAAGGCAGAGAGGTAGAATCCATTAAGTCTGATAGTTTCAGCCCAATTCCAAGAAATCAAGATGAGGAGCTTTCTCTTG GTAACACGATGGAACGACATTCTGATGAGCCTGAGTTGCAAGATAAATGCTTTCATATTGAGATACTAAGATTGTGGGTAGTAACTAATCCTTATGCTAAGATAGACTATTCTATGGATGAGGTTGAACAAGAGATGGAATCACCg CTGAAGCCTGGACAGATTCTGATGTATGTCACATTAGATATGCATACTTGGCTACAGACCAGAAAACAATGTGGCAGGGTGGACTTGACCAGAATTGGAAATTATGTTTTAGCATCATCCGCAGACCGAAGGGATTTTGATAAGTTCAGAGACTCAGACTTTTACAAGGAGCGGCCACTACTGAAAACAGATTTGCTAGTAAAGTTTATGGAAGAAGAGTGTGGGAGGATTGAAATAAAATACTGTAACAAATTTGAATTAGATTTTGTTACTAGCTTTCCCAGTTCTAGGTTTGATGACCTATGTGATTGGACACGTAACATTTTAGGTGTTCCAAAGATTCGTGTTGGGCAAT ATAACCAAGATGGAGTAGACTCAGATGAAATTGAATGTTCAACTACAGGAAATCCACAAGCCAAGAAGCTGTACTCAGCAATAAGATCAAAGCGACAAGCTAGTAACCAAAAAACAATACCAAGACAAGATAGCAATAGACTTGACCATATGTGA
- the LOC136240719 gene encoding uncharacterized protein isoform X2, giving the protein MLCVYFLNNKQSCSCPSSGLCYHIIAAQISIGLEVGNAQLKINLTQLRRNSRTRKDKTSGHKRPRPGDIDIVAAPDLINASISNHLDPSASSVDPSNSTTLITRNKSPKASTGGEGREVESIKSDSFSPIPRNQDEELSLGNTMERHSDEPELQDKCFHIEILRLWVVTNPYAKIDYSMDEVEQEMESPLKPGQILMYVTLDMHTWLQTRKQCGRVDLTRIGNYVLASSADRRDFDKFRDSDFYKERPLLKTDLLVKFMEEECGRIEIKYCNKFELDFVTSFPSSRFDDLCDWTRNILGVPKIRVGQYNQDGVDSDEIECSTTGNPQAKKLYSAIRSKRQASNQKTIPRQDSNRLDHM; this is encoded by the exons ATGTTGTGCGTTTATTTCCTAAACAATAAACAATCCTGTTCATGCCCATCAAGTGGACTTTGCTACCACATAATAGCAGCACAGATCAGTATTGGTTTAGAAGTTGGAAATGCTCAACTGAAAATAAACTTGACCCAACTTCGCCGAAACTCAAGGACCAGAAAGGACAAGACATCTGGACACAAGAGGCCTCGTCCAGGAGATATTGATATCGTTGCTGCTCCAGACTTAATCAATGCATCCATTAGTAATCAT CTTGACCCATCTGCATCAAGTGTTGACCCTAGCAACTCAACAACTCTAATCACACGGAACAAATCTCCAAAAGCTTCAA CTGGAGGAGAAGGCAGAGAGGTAGAATCCATTAAGTCTGATAGTTTCAGCCCAATTCCAAGAAATCAAGATGAGGAGCTTTCTCTTG GTAACACGATGGAACGACATTCTGATGAGCCTGAGTTGCAAGATAAATGCTTTCATATTGAGATACTAAGATTGTGGGTAGTAACTAATCCTTATGCTAAGATAGACTATTCTATGGATGAGGTTGAACAAGAGATGGAATCACCg CTGAAGCCTGGACAGATTCTGATGTATGTCACATTAGATATGCATACTTGGCTACAGACCAGAAAACAATGTGGCAGGGTGGACTTGACCAGAATTGGAAATTATGTTTTAGCATCATCCGCAGACCGAAGGGATTTTGATAAGTTCAGAGACTCAGACTTTTACAAGGAGCGGCCACTACTGAAAACAGATTTGCTAGTAAAGTTTATGGAAGAAGAGTGTGGGAGGATTGAAATAAAATACTGTAACAAATTTGAATTAGATTTTGTTACTAGCTTTCCCAGTTCTAGGTTTGATGACCTATGTGATTGGACACGTAACATTTTAGGTGTTCCAAAGATTCGTGTTGGGCAAT ATAACCAAGATGGAGTAGACTCAGATGAAATTGAATGTTCAACTACAGGAAATCCACAAGCCAAGAAGCTGTACTCAGCAATAAGATCAAAGCGACAAGCTAGTAACCAAAAAACAATACCAAGACAAGATAGCAATAGACTTGACCATATGTGA